GCAATTTTCGAACACAATCTGCGCCGTGTCCGAGGCTCGAATACCAAGCTTATGCTCTACCCGTGTCACCGTCATACCGGGTGTCCCTTTCGGCACCAAAAAGGACTTGATCGCCGCCTTGCCCATTGAGGTATCCAAGGAAGCCCAAACAACAACCTGACGACAGCGATAACCATCGGTAACAAAAATCTTCTCGCCGTTGATAAGCCATTCATCACCATCTAGAACAGCAGTGGTCTTGATATTCGCGGAATCAGACCCGCAGCCCGGCTCCGTGATTGCCATGGCGGCAAACAACTCACCCCACTCGGTTTTTTGTTCTTCGGTCGCCACCGCCTGCACGGCCGCATTCCCAAGCCCTATAACCGGAAGCGCAAGATACAGACCGGCATCGCCCCAGCACATTGCCTCGGTGGCAACCGCCATGCGCATGCTATTGCCATTGCGATTGCCTTCCTTGGGAGCGTCTTTATCGTTAGGCGCCTGTGGTGAGGATCCAACTTTCAACAAGGCCCCTAATTCCACAAGCTCTTCTGGCAGCTCCCTCTGCTCTAGCAGGTCGTACTTACGCGAAATTGGCCGCAGGCCGCCCTCGGCAAATTGATGCAGAAGCCCATCTAAATCTTGTAAATTTTTAGGTAGTTCTAAATTAATCACGTGATAAATCCTTTTTCAATTAGCGATGGGACGAGCTCAGACGATGGCCATGCCACTGAGGACTTGAAGCGCCCGCAGATTGCGATACCAAAGCTCGACAGGGTGCTCCCGTGTGAAACCATGCCCACCCAATAGTTGAACGCCATCCGTGCCAGTTTTCATACCCACCTTAATTGCCTGTCGATGAGCAAGGTAAGAGGTACGAGTAAAATCTAAACCTTGCTCAGCTTGCGAGGCCGCTCGATAAACCATTAAGCGCAGACCTTCGAGCTCAGTTGCCATATCAGCCACCATAAAGGCGACGGACTGGCGGTTGGATATCGGCTCGCCAAAAGCCACTCGCTGATTC
This portion of the Zhongshania sp. R06B22 genome encodes:
- a CDS encoding acyl-CoA dehydrogenase family protein → MINLELPKNLQDLDGLLHQFAEGGLRPISRKYDLLEQRELPEELVELGALLKVGSSPQAPNDKDAPKEGNRNGNSMRMAVATEAMCWGDAGLYLALPVIGLGNAAVQAVATEEQKTEWGELFAAMAITEPGCGSDSANIKTTAVLDGDEWLINGEKIFVTDGYRCRQVVVWASLDTSMGKAAIKSFLVPKGTPGMTVTRVEHKLGIRASDTAQIVFENCRVPKSSLLGSPDIATTAAARKKAFGGVMQTFDNTRPLVAAQAIGLARAALDLAQDLLKESGLELKYTKNYHQLSALENDLYELEADWESARLLVLKAAWMADNRLPNSMNASMSKAKAGRMGNTVALKCVEICGQLGYSQSELLEKFARDSKIIDIYEGTQQIQQLIIARQLLGKSSSELK